The Oncorhynchus nerka isolate Pitt River linkage group LG9a, Oner_Uvic_2.0, whole genome shotgun sequence genome has a segment encoding these proteins:
- the LOC135573364 gene encoding LOW QUALITY PROTEIN: tRNA N6-adenosine threonylcarbamoyltransferase-like (The sequence of the model RefSeq protein was modified relative to this genomic sequence to represent the inferred CDS: inserted 2 bases in 1 codon) — translation MTVVIGFEGSANKIGVGIVRDGEVLSNPRRTYITPPGQGFLPSETARHHRSVILTVLKEALEEAGLKPADVDCVAYTKGPGMGAPLVTVALVXRTVAQLWGKPLLGVNHCIGHIEMGRLITQADNPTVLYVSGGNTQVIAYSERRYRIFGETIDIAVGNCLDRFARVIKISNDPSPGYNIEQMAKKGTQYVELPYTVKGMDVSFSGILSYIEEAAGKMLKCNQCTAEDLCFSLQETLFSMLVEITERAMAHCSSQEVLIVGGVGCNLRLQEMMGVMCKERGAKLFATDESFCIDNGAMIAQAGWEMFRSGQTTELSDSWITQRYRTDEVEVTWRD, via the exons ATGACTGTAGTGATTGGATTTGAGGGTAGTGCCAACAAGATTGGTGTGGGCATTGTGAGGGATGGGGAAGTACTCTCAAACCCCAGACGCACCTACATTACACCCCCTGGTCAAG GGTTCCTGCCTAGTGAGACAGCCAGACATCACCGCAGTGTCATCCTAACAGTTCTGAAGGAGGCGCTGGAGGAGGCAGGGCTGAAGCCTGCTGACGTTGATTGCGTGGCATACACAAAGG GACCAGGGATGGGTGCCCCCTTGGTGACAGTGGCTCTGGT GCGCACAGTGGCCCAGCTGTGGGGGAAGCCTCTCCTGGGTGTCAACCACTGTATTGGCCACATTGAGATGGGCCGCCTCATCACTCAAGCCGATAACCCCACTGTGCTCTATGTCAGTGGGGGTAACACACAG GTGATTGCATACTCTGAGCGGCGCTACAGGATATTTGGTGAGACCATCGACATTGCAGTGGGAAACTGCCTGGACAGGTTTGCCCGGGTGATAAAG ATTTCCAATGATCCCAGCCCTGGGTACAACATTGAGCAGATGGCCAAGAA AGGTACACAGTATGTGGAGCTTCCATACACGGTGAAGGGGATGGACGTGTCATTCTCTGGGATTCTATCCTATATCGAG GAAGCAGCTGGGAAGATGTTGAAATGTAATCAGTGTACAGCAGAAGACCTGTGCTTCTCCCTACAG GAGACCCTGTTTTCCATGCTGGTGGAGATCACAGAGAGGGCCATGGCTCACTGCAGCTCCCAGGAAGTGCTCATCGTTGGAGGCGTTGGCT GCAATTTGCGTCTGCAGGAGATGATGGGAGTCATGTGCAAGGAGAGGGGTGCAAAGCTCTTTGCTACAGATGAGAG CTTTTGTATCGATAATGGAGCAATGATTGCACAGGCTGGCTGGGAGATGTTCCGATCTGGTCAGACAACTGAGCTGTCAGACTCATGGATCACTCAAAG GTACAGAACAGATGAAGTGGAGGTGACCTGGAGAGATTGA
- the actr6 gene encoding actin-related protein 6 → MTTLVLDNGAYSAKIGYSHEKVSVIPNCQFRSKTSRLKTFTANQLDEIKDPSGLFYILPFQKGYLVNWDVQRKVWDHLFGKEMFKVDFADTSVVITEPYFNFTSIQESMNEILFEEYQFQAALRINAGSLSAHRYFQMNNQELCCIVVDSGFSFTHIVPYCRGKKMKDGICRINVGGKLLTNHLKEIISYRQLHVMDETHVINQVKEDVCYVSQDFYKDMDIAQLKGEDNTVMRDYVLPDFSSIKKGFCKPREEMNFTGKYKTGEQILRLANERFAVPEMLFHPSDIGIHEIGIPEALVNSINNMPEEMQPHFYKNIVLTGGNTLFPGFRDRVYKEVRSLTPTDFQVSVLQPPNPISYPWEGGKLLAENPDFDEMVVTREDYEENGHFICEEKFDI, encoded by the exons ATGACCACTTTAGTTCTTGATAACGGAGCTTATTCGGCCAAAATTGGATACAGCCACGAAAAAGTCAG CGTTATCCCAAATTGTCAGTTTCGCTCCAAGACGTCAAGGCTGAAGACTTTTACCGCCAACCAACTGGATGAAATCAAGGATCCCTCAGGACTTTTCTACATTCTCCCTTTCCAAAAG GGTTACCTTGTTAATTGGGATGTCCAAAGAAAAGTGTGGGATCACCTCTTTGGAAAGGAAATGTTTAAG GTGGACTTTGCAGACACCAGTGTAGTGATCACAGAGCCCTACTTCAACTTCACCTCCATTCAGGAGTCCATGAATGAGATCCTGTTTGAGGAATACCAATTCCAAGCAGCTCTCAGAATTAATG cTGGATCCCTGAGCGCCCACCGCTACTTCCAGATGAACAACCAGGAGCTGTGCTGCATCGTGGTGGACAGTGgcttctccttcacccacatAGTCCCCTACTGCAGGGGGAAGAAAATGAAGGATGGGATATGCAG GATCAACGTAGGAGGCAAGCTACTGACCAACCATTTGAAGGAGATTATTTCATATAG GCAGTTGCATGTCATGGATGAGACCCATGTGATCAATCAGGTGAAAGAGGATGTGTGCTATGTATCCCAGGATTTCTACAAGGACATGGATATAGCACA GTTAAAAGGAGAGGACAACACAGTGATGAGAGATTATGTGCTACCAGATTTCAGCTCCATCAAGAAGGGCTTTTGCAAG CCAAGAGAGGAGATGAACTTCACAGGGAAATACAAGACTGGAGAGCAGATCCTGCGCTTGGCCAATGAGAGGTTTGCCGTCCCAGAGATGCTCTTTCACCCCTCAGACATCGGCATCCATGAGATCGGCATCCCTGAAGCGCTAGTCAACTCCATCAACAACATGCCAGAGG AGATGCAGCCCCACTTCTACAAGAACATTGTCCTCACTGGGGGTAACACATTGTTCCCAGGGTTCAGAGATCGGGTGTACAAAGAGGTCCGCTCCCTCACCCCCACCGACTTCCAGGTTTCTGTGCTGCAGCCACCCAA TCCAATCTCCTACCCATGGGAAGGAGGCAAGCTCCTGGCAGAAAACCCAGACTTTGATGAGATGGTGGTCACTCGCGAAGACTATGAGGAGAATGGACATTTCATTTGTGAAGAAAAGTTTGATATCTAA